Genomic window (Nicotiana sylvestris chromosome 7, ASM39365v2, whole genome shotgun sequence):
GTCGGTGACCGAATCCACGAACGAACAAACTTCATTactattcggttgcctcatagattttcacacaTGGAAGACGACCTTTTCTtcacccactcggaaagtgagctcaccagCTTCCACATCAACAAGAGCCTTTCCCATAGgaaggaaaggtctacccaaaataatcagcacctcatagtccacttcacaatcaagaatcacaaagtccgccgggaggatgaacttgtcaactcgaaccaacacatcatcaataatacccaaaggcctcttcattgttcgatccgccatttgcaacctcatggatgtgggtcttggttgcccaattcccaaagtttaAAAACAcctagggcatcaagttgatacttctCCAAGATCTCATAATGCTTTGGCAAAGTCGACACTCCCAATAGTTAAAGGGATTGTGAAAGCGCCTAGATCTTCCAACTtaggagccattgagtgcacaatatCACTCACTTGATatgtcatcttgattgtctcacaatTCATCGATCTCTTCTTggttaccaagtccttcatgaattttgcatatccCGGCATTTGTTCCAATGCCTCAACCAATGGAACATTAATCGGcaaactcttcatcatatcaataaactttttgaattggttttcactATTTTTCTTTGCAAGCCTTTCAgggtatggaggaggaggccttggcgTTGGTACCTTAGCCTTTGGCACTATCGGTTctggcatgtcaatcacgtgttccctaggcGGGTTCACTTCTTCTTGTGTCTCCTCCACACTTTcatcaatatcaattctcacttcttcatTATCTTGAACCACATTGCTTGGGATTTCATTTTCTTGAACCACAACTTCTTCATCCAcaattcttctttgattttaGGTGGTTGCATCTCCACCTTTTCTACTTCTAGTAGTCATGACCAAAGCATGTCCTGTATTATTCCCAACCTTcgggttcaccaccgtatcactaggtagttCCTCCTTAGGATGAGTGTTCAAAGCTTGTgatatttggcctaattgaacttccaaattGTGGATTGAAGTATTGTGAGAGGCTAATTGAGCATCAGAGtcggcattcttctccatcatctaTTTAAACATATTCTCAATTCTACCCATCTCATTGTTAGAAGAGCTTGGACCTTGAGGAGGATATGGGGTGGATTGCTCGATTGTTGgaacatcgggggcctttgaaaacccggccctcggttgttgttgttgttttccaccctccttgattattGCCTTCCCAATTGCTTTGATTGTTTCCACCCCAATTGCTTTAATGATTacctccccaattgccttggttacCTTTATTATTCCAATTGATTTGATTACTGTTACCAccactccaatttccttggtGGCCTTggttgttccaatttccttgcgaccgccattgttgttgattttgtcCTCGAGCATTGtttctttggccttgataattgctGACATATTGAACTTCTTCTTCTTGCTCATTCAATGAATCACCTTGATCACAACCACTATT
Coding sequences:
- the LOC138873692 gene encoding uncharacterized protein; this translates as MEKNADSDAQLASHNTSIHNLEVQLGQISQALNTHPKEELPSDTVVNPKVGNNTGHALVMTTRSRKDNEEVRIDIDESVEETQEEVNPPREHVIDMPEPIVPKAKVPTPRPPPPYPERLAKKNSENQFKKFIDMMKSLPINVPLVEALEQMPGYAKFMKDLVTKKRSMNCETIKMTYQVSDIVHSMAPKLEDLGAFTIPLTIGSVDFAKAL